From the genome of Astyanax mexicanus isolate ESR-SI-001 chromosome 3, AstMex3_surface, whole genome shotgun sequence:
TCACATGTACAAGGTTTTTTGGCACAGAGAATGTCAATTGATCAAGTTTTTCATATGTTATTTTGTAACATATATTTTCCCATTCATCCTGCAAACACAGTAAAATTTAAAAATTCTCTAAACATTCAAAATCaaggtaaatgtaagaaacactacaCTTTTGTTGTATAAGCACTTCCATACTATTCCAACAATCTGATTTGGGGTTGCATAGAAGTTGAAAATAAACTGTACATATACACTGATCTTTGCTTTGACACATTAAAAGTATCAGTTTCTGTACAGCAATAGTAGAAATGCCATAAGTTCATAGTTTTAGTAATAATCTGGTTGATATAACCAGAGTTCGGTCTTAAACATACCAGAATACACCTGGCTACATTCAAACTTGGGCCAAGACAACCTTTCAAAGATCTCGGTACTGTTGTTTTGGTCTGCATTAAAAGAGTCATTAATGTTAATTTACAAAACATTAAAGGTGTAAAAGTATTTGTACCATTTGTCTAATGTTGAGTAAAATACAATGTTAAAACATGAAGATGACTGTAACAGATTCCTGCATTCAGAGCTCTGCTGGCAGTTCTAGTTATGAATACCTAATTCATATAGCTCAAGAACAAGTCAGATAGTTCACAGCATTTTCCAAGTAATTACTGAATAGAACCCCTTTATTTAAGAGGTTATACATCCACAGTTATAGAATGACACTTGTGTTTCTTAAGATTCTTTAAATATcgaaaactcttcccacactctgagcactgataaggtctctctcctgtgtgaaccaGCAGGTGTTGTTGGAGATTACTATGAAAtgaaaaactcttcccacactctgagcagctAAACggcttttctcctgtgtgaatgcgctggtgctggTGGAGATGACTTCGTACAAAGAAacactttccacactctgagcactgatacggtttctctccggtgtgaatccGGTGGTGCACCTGCAGATTACACTTCTGataaaaactctttccacacacTAAGCAGTGATACATGTTCTCTCCGGTGTGAGTGCGCTGGTGTAGCTGAAGGCACCGGTTTGTAGTGAAGCTCTTTCCACAGGGTGAACAGAAATAGGGCCTTTCTCCAGTGTGAACAGTCAGGTGCTTTGTAAGATGGCCACTTTCTcgaaaactcttcccacactctgagcagtgatacggtttctctccagtgtgaatgcgtcgGTGGACTTGGAGCATTCCACTTTGGCGAAAACCCTTTCCACACTCCGAGCAGacaaacggtttctctccagtgtgaatgcgccagTGTTTGGTTAGAGTACTTCTCTCACTgaagctcttcccacactctgtgcAGATATAAGGCGTCTCCCCGGTGTGAGAGCGCTGGTGTTGCTGGAGTTGATTATGTGTAGTACATATTTTTCCACAGTATGTGCAGGTATACAGCTTCTCTCCTGTGTGTAGACGCTGGTGTATTTTTAGACCACGTTTGTCAGAAAAGGCCTTttcacactctgagcactgatacggctTTACTCCTGTAGGAATGCGTTGTTGTTTGATATTAATGTCTTGTTTGAAAGTCTGCTTCTCTATGTTATCAAATTGGATGTCTACTGAATCCAACAGTCCGATGTGTTCCTCTGGTTTCTTGCGGCTCTCCTCAAGTATTGGAGATGGCAACATTGAGGCAACAATGGGAGAAGGGGGAATTCTAAAAAGGGGAAGgagaaacacataaaaaaaacacaacataaaatgcAACAATGATAGAATAATTAGGAACTATACGTAATGTAAGCCTAAATGTGTTTAGAATGTGAAAGTAGAATGTGCAGTTTCCAGTTTGAGACCCAACAAATAcaactaaaatatttttcttttaggTGGCCTTAGAAATACCTGTGTATATCCctaatctataaaaaaaacaaattatttgagatctaaagcAAACTCCGGTAGTTTGGATCATGCCAACAGAGACTGAAGAAAGGCAAGACAGCTTAGAGGACTCTGGGCTGGAGTTCTGTTAGTTTCTGCTTGTAGTAGGAATCCAGTCCTCAAAAATGTGGAATAAGAAtttttaaggtcttaaattgtgtaaaattgaGGTGTATGAGGTCAGTGGTACAACAGTGGTTGGactttttatgtggaattttgaTGCGGCTAATGAATAATAGGAATGTGGGTCTGAAGCCCTAATGAACAAGCCAGGAGTGACAGATTCAAGGAAAGTAGAAAAAAACTTGGAAAGATCCAACCTCTTCTGTTTGGCATTTTGGAAAATTACTTTGGGCTTGTAAGCATTAGATAACAGAGTACTGTAAGGTTATTGAGGGATGGTAGCTAAGCAGAGGTAAAGGGAGTTAAGAATATTGGCtttcaaattctgtgaaactgaccaataaaTTCATACTTCCTGGTATATGCTTATTTATGAGCATTTTATCCTCCTCAGTGACACAGATGCTATGAAGTATTGTAGAAAATTGTCTTACGATATATTAAGTATCGCAATATCCTTATTATTATGGGAAATGTACAAGGAACTTGTGGACCGGCACAGTTGGGGCAGCATGGGGAACAAGCGCATGTTTCTCAAGCATTCCACAGCATTTGTCTTGGACATGTCAACAATGTAGCAATTGTATTTATAGAATATTAGATTGGGAAGGTCTTCAGGCATGTTTCTCCTTCCAAAACTTTATTTTATACAATCACTTTATCAAGTGGCAATTTGAGAAATATATACCTTACAAATGTAGAAGTGTAGAAGTGTGGACTGCTGATCAGAGCAGGATTTTCTGCATCTCCACTGCAATCAGGCTCAAGGACCACCTCTATAGAGGCACTATTTTCTGTGGTGGGACACTTGTGCATCTTGAGGGTGTTCGAATGTCTGAAGCTCCTCCCACACACTGAACAGTGAaagggtttctctccggtgtgaatacgctggtgtacTGAGAGAGCCCCGCTCTGCCTAAAggtctttccacactctgagcagacatgtggcttctctccagtgtgaacgagcagatgTTTCGTTAAACTACACTTCGCAGTAAAACTTTTtccacacactgagcagtgataTGGCTTTTCTCCAATGTTAAAGATTTGGGCTGTTTTTAGATCAGTCTCTTGTTTAAATCTCCTCCCACTTTCTGGATAATTATGTGGATACTCTATATCCTCATGTTTTATCTCTTCTGATTTCAGCAGTCTGACGTGTTCCTCTGGTGCCATCCCCGCTGTGCTTGTGGAGGATAATTTCAAGTGAAGATGGAAATCTGGAGAAAACGAAAACACATAtaaagttaaataattaaattatttgaattaaaataaaaaagtgtacaCAGTGCAGATGAAATACGGATGCACTATGtttccaaaagtatttgctcatcTGCCTTCGCATACATATAACTTAagtgacatcccattcttaatccataagGTTTAATATGATGTCAAACCTTCATCTGGGAAGGCTTTTATGGAAGTGCGTTTATGGGAATTTCTTTCAGAAGTATATTTGTGAGGAAAGGAGCATCCTCAAACTGTTCCCACAAATTTAGGAGCACAAAATTAACCTAAATCTTTTGGTATGCTAAATAATTAAGAGTTTTTTTAAGCAattaaaaaactataataaagatatttatttaacatttttatatcccaTCAGAAATagcaacaaaacacaatacatttttcTCAGAAGTGCTGTTTTACTCAtaaatttagctaactagctagttagttacctctTAAATTGACCTCATTAGTGCAATTTGTCCTTCATTTACATTAGTAATGCTATTCTATACATTAATTTACTTAATTCACTTGCTTCATAAGTGACATGTCAGTGAAATGTTCATAAAACACAGACAATCTTTTGataaacaaacagatgctaagGCTACCTTAGCTAGCAAGCGAGCACAGCTAACATTTCTGTTCTAGCCCtctacagcttgtatctttcagctgaaAAATATCCAGATTGCTAcagaacacttttttatttaacttatgtgcctagaataaaaaaaattaattaaataaaaaaatctctgcTCTCGCTGCTGGTTCTGTAGGCAGCAGTGTTCTGAGGACTTAAAATACATTAgtcatattcatttttttatattttagtactACATAGAATCAATAGTTCAAGAGACTGCACAAGTTCACTATGAAAGTttctgatcaaaaaaaaaaagaattgctactaaaatacactgaatattaaatattttaaaaggttAACTAAAGTGCCTGTACCTTACTGTGAAAAACTATTGTCTTTGACTGGAAATTTTAGCTGCCTaggactagctagctagctaggtaggTTGCTAACTAACCTAGCCATGTCAGCATTCGCCTTGAGTGCTAATTTTATGTGAGATGTAAGTATGTAATAAATTACTTTTGTAACTAATTGTAAcagattttaaaaagtttttttccatttttaagctTTGGACTTCACATTCACATTGCCAAACCTTTTTGAAAAGCTTTACTGCTAGCTAGCTTCGGCAACTAATATCTTTTTTTGTTCTGAGATTCAAACTTTGTTTCAGAATTTCGTATCAAAATATAAcctattctgttttttattaattattttgtcgCTGTACATAATACGAAGTTGGTTACCAGGTTTTACTGCAGTAATAGgatttttaatatgtttacagTTGATGTGGTTTTACTTGATTTCAGTATTGTTTCAATATGTAATACAGGGTGCAAAAGTGTTGCTAATTCAACATCAGATTGAAATGTTTAATGAAAGTTAATGTAGACAGTAGTTTGATTTAATGTACAGGTGTTTAATCTACTATATGCCAGCTAATGAaacaaaagtaaaagaaaaaaaatatttcttactAAGTTTATTACTTATATATTGGATTACAATACCAACtttttataaaatacaatatagttTACTGTCAGATTTCTCTAAAATAACAGGAGGAAGGTTatagtgaacaaaaaaataaaagcctACATGTTTAACAACTTAAACTGGACTAAACCTAAGACAgcagtatttcattttttaaaaatcatccATCGATTTATTCAGTTTAGGAAGTTCCTCGTCTATCTAACAATATAAGTGTCTGTAGCCAACTGTAATTCAGCAAtaactattaatattaatctattaaAGGTATAGATCTGTGATGTTTGTTATGTTATATGCCAAACAATAAACCTTAGGAAAATACTTTTActgacattatttttatatacaatatacaattattAACTTTTATGggatacattatattttattgaaAGATTTCTCTGATTTTCTGAAATAACAGGGAGATgtttatagtgaaaaaaaaaagttcacagttATAATTGAagcctaaaataatataaactaaatctaaaacgttagtatttatttaataaaatgatcCATGATGTTCAGGAAGGTGCACAGCCATTCTTATCTTATCTAAACAATAGGTAACCACAATACATCAATTGTTACGAAACTATTACTCTGTTAAAATGTATAGATAGTAATatgcttttttaaaatctaaaacaagaaaaaaaggtaACAAGTAAAGCAACATATTTAACATTCAATGTATTTTGCTGACCGTCTGATCCAGCGTTACTTTTAATGGTCTTGTGCAGGTAAGCTAACACAGGTAACAGTCTTTCTGAAGGACTTACTGGTGTAGCAAGCAAATAGAACATCTTACtgtagttatttttattattactatccaGAAGCCAAAGAACACTGAGTAAACAGCTGCattatattttactgttgatgatagaaaaacaacctttatttaacgtTGCCTATTCTGCTAGAGCTTAAATTCTGACATTCTACTTAAATGCTtgtatttaatataaacaaatattattataaaaataaccattttttaactattattttaATCTCACTGCAAGAACACAACATAAGCTGTAAGTAAGTTACATAATACAAACaggatatacatatttaatgtaagtaattaatacaaataatacaaattaaatcaATGTTAAATTAACCCAACAACTGTGTGAACAATAATTTAGTTCTGACGGTCGAGATCAATGTGGATGGAAAATGTACGTTGATGCCACGTACTTTTGCTAGAgtagctaaatatatatttttaatattataaaacaataataacaataatacgtCTTTAAAAATGCGCCCAATCACTGATTATAAGCACATTTCAATATAGATCATTCCACTTTGTTTCTTATTAGTATCTGTTAttctatgtttttattaaatgcataaAAACAGTTTTCAacataatttaataaaacaacagCGTTAAAACAGAGCGGGGTCATTACCGTTCATCTGCGGTCAGGTCTGGGAGAAATCCTTTAGTCTGAGAGATAATGGGTGAAAGTCTGTGATATAAACAGcagatcctcctcctcctccttcttcttcctcctacAACAGAAAGAAGATCCAGCTCAGTCCCGgactgcggtcaagccagcccccactgcaaaacgcttggtcaaactagcccccacgctgtttctcagagcgcgcatacactaaacattgcggcaagcgtgagaaggaacacatttcaaaataaaagccccccccCTTAATATcattatgctgtggagtggtattaaaaggaatccacatgatttcacatgttatgtctgatatcacatgtcaatttcatgtagtcctggtagtacacaaaataaaagccctgtaaattataaaaaaatatgttattttaataatactactactactaataatactaatactaataataatactaataataatacttatatgtgtcactcacttaataacagggcattataatgtgtcatttcaaaataaaggccctttaaattattacaatattttattttaacacaatgtttagactgttattaaaaggaatctgtctgacgtcacaggtcaatttcatatagtcctgatagtacaccacgtgtatttgtcactcacttaatatcagaacattttgatgtgtcatttcaaaataagggccacttaaattgtaacatttatgtaattttacacaatgtttagactgttattaaaagaaatctgtctgatatcacagctcaattttatatagccctgatagtacactacttgtatgtgtcactcacttaatatcagaacattttgatgtgtcattttaaaataaaagccctttaaattgtaacaatattttgtttcaacacaatgtttagactgttattaaaaaaaatctgtctgatatcacagttcaatttcatatattcctgatagtacactacttgtatgtttcactcaattaatatcagaacattttgatgtgtcattttaaaataaaagccctttaaattgtaacatttatgtaattttacacaatgtttagactgttattaaaaaaaatctgtctgatatcacagttcaatttcagatagtcctgatagtacactacttgtatgtttcactcacttaatatcagaacattttgatgtgtcattttaaaataaaagccctttaaattgtaacatttatgtaattttacacaatgtttagactgttattaaaaaaaatctgtctgatatcacagttcaatttcatatagtcctgatagtacactacttgtatgtgtcactcacttaatatcagaacattttgatgtgtcattttaaaataaaagccctttaaattgtaacatttatgtaattttacacaatgtttagactgttattaaaaaaaatctgtctgatatcacaggtcaatttcagatagtcctgatagtacactacttgtatgtttcacccaattaatatcagaacattttgatgtgtcattttaaaataaaagccctttaaattgtaacaatattttgtttcaacacaatgtttagactgttattaaaaaaaatctgtctgatatcacagttcaatttcatatagtcctgatagtacactacttgtatgtgtcactcacttaaaatcagaacattttgatgtgtcatttcaaaataaaggccctttaaattataacatttatgtaattttacacaatgtttagactgttattaaaaaaaatctgtctgatatcacaggtcaatttcatatagtcctgatagtacaccactggTATGTTTCACTGACTTAATATTAGAACATTTTggtgtgtcatttcaaaataaaggccctttaaattgtaacatttatgtaattttacacaatgtttagactgttattaaaaaaaatctgtctgatatcacagttcaatttcagatagtcctgatagtacactacttgtatgtttcactcacttaatatcagaacattttgatgtgtcattttaaaataaaagccctttaaattgtaacatttatgtaattatacacaatgtttagactgttattaaaataaatctgtctgatatcacagctcaattttatatagccctgatagtacactacttgtatgtttcactcaattaatatcagaacattttgatgtgtcattttaaaataaaagccctttaaattgtaacatttatgtaattatacacaatgtttagactgttattaaaagaaatctgtctgatatcacagctcaattttatatagtcctgatagtacactacttgtatgtgtcactcacttaatatcagaacattttgatgtgtcatttcaaaataaagaccctttaaatttcaaaaatattttatttcaacacaatgtttagactgttattaaaacaaatctgtctgatatcacagttcaatttcagatagtactgatagtacactacttgtatgtgtcactcacttaaaatcagaacattttgatgtgtcattttaaaataaaagccctttaaattgtaacatttatgtaattttacacaatgtttagactgttattaaaaaaaatctgtctgatatcacagttcaatttcagatagtactgatagtacactacttgtatgtgtcactcacttaaaatcagaacattttgatgtgtcattttaaaataaaagccctttaaattgtaacaatattttgtttcaacacaatgtttagactgttattaaaaaaaatctgtctgatatcacagttcaatttcagatagtactgatagtacactacttgtatgtgtcactcacttaaaatcagaacattttgatgtgtcattttaaaataaaagccctttaaattgtaacatttatgtaattttacacaatgtttagactgttattaaaaaaaatctgtctgatatcacagttcaatttcagatagtactgatagtacactacttgtatgtgtcactcacttaaaatcagaacattttgatgtgtcattttaaaataaaagccctttaaattgtaacatttatgtaattttacacaatgtttagactgttattaaaaaaaatctgtctgatatcacagttcaatttcagatagtactgatagtacactacttgtatgtttcactcaattaatatcagaacattttgatgtgtcattttaaaataaaagccctttaaattgtaacatttatgtaattttacacaatgtttagactgttattaaaaaaaatctgtctgatatcacagttcaatttcagatagtactgatagtacactacttgtatgtgtcactcacttaaaatcagaacattttgatgtgtcattttaaaataaaagccctttaaattgtaacaatattttgtttcaacacaatgtttagactgttattaaaaaaaatctgtctgatatcacagttcaatttcagatagtactgatagtacactacttgtatgtgtcactcacttaaaatcagaacattttgatgtgtcattttaaaataaaagccctttaaattgtaacatttatgtaattttacacaatgtttagactgttattaaaaaaaatctgtctgatatcacagttcaatttcagatagtactgatagtacactacttgtatgtgtcactcacttaaaatcagaacattttgatgtgtcattttaaaataaaagccctttaaattgtaacatttatgtaattttacacaatgtttagactgttattaaaaaaaatctgtctgatatcacagttcaatttcagatagtactgatagtacactacttgtatgtttcactcaattaatatcagaacattttgatgtgtcattttaaaataaaagccctttaaattgtaacatttatgtaattttacacaatgtttagactgttattaaaaaaaatctgtctgatatcacagttcaatttcagatagtactgatagtacactacttgtatgtgtcactcacttaaaatcagaacattttgatgtgtcattttaaaataaaagccctttaaattgtaacaatattttgtttcaacacaatgtttagactgttattaaaaaaaatctgtctgatatcacagttcaatttcagatagtactgatagtacactacttgtatgtgtcactcacttaaaatcagaacattttgatgtgtcatttcaaaataaagaccctttaaatttcaaaaatattttatttcaacacaatgtttagactgttattaaaaaaaatctgtctgatatcacagttcaatttcagatagtactgatagtacactacttgtatgtttcactcacttaatatcagaacattttgatgtgtcattttaaaataaaagccctttaaattgtaacatttatgtaattatacacaatgtttagactgttacacatacaagtggtgtactatcagtaGTATATGACATTGaaatgtgatatcagacagatttatcttaatagcagtctaaacattgtgtaaaattacataaatgttataatttaaagggcctttattttgaaatgacacatcaaaatgttctgatattaagtgagtgacacatacaagtagtgtactatcagtactatctgaaattgaactgtgatatcagacagattttttttaataacagtctaaacattgtgtaaaattacataaatgttacaatttaaagggcttttattttaaaatgacacatcaaaatgttctgattttaagtgagtgacacatacaagtagtgtactatcagtactatctgaaattgaactgtgatatcagacagattttttttaataacagtctaaacattgtgttgaaacaaaatattgttacaatttaaagggcttttattttaaaatgacacatcaaaatgttctgattttaagtgagtgacacatacaagtagtgtactatcagtactatctgaaattgaactgtgatatcagacagattttttttaataacagtctaaacattgtgtaaaattacataaatgttacaatttaaagggcttttattttaaaatgacacatcaaaatgttctgattttaagtgagtgacacatacaagtagtgtactatcagtactatctgaaattgaactgtgatatcagacagattttttttaataacagtctaaacattgtgtaaaattacataaatgttacaatttaaagggcttttattttaaaatgacacatcaaaatgttctgattttaagtgagtgacacatacaagtagtgtactatcagtactatctgaaattgaactgtgatatcagacagattttttttaataacagtctaaacattgtgttgaaacaaaatattgttacaatttaaagggcttttattttaaaatgacacatcaaaatgttctgattttaagtgagtgacacatacaagtagtgtactatcagtactatctgaaattgaactgtgatatcagacagattttttttaataacagtctaaacattgtgtaaaattacataaatgttacaatttaaagggcttttattttaaaatgacacatcaaaatgttctgattttaagtgagtgacacatacaagtagtgtactatcagtactatctgaaattgaactgtgatatcagacagattttttttaataacagtctaaacattgtgttgaaacaaaatattgttacaatttaaagggcttttattttaaaatgacacatcaaaatgttctgattttaagtgagtgacacatacaagtagtgtactatcagtactatctgaaattgaactgtgatatcagacagattttttttaataacagtctaaacattgtgtaaaattacataaatgttacaatttaaagggcttttattttaaaatgacacatcaaaatgttctgattttaagtgagtgacacatacaagtagtgtactatcagtactatctgaaattgaactgtgatatcagacagattttttttaataacagtctaaacattgtgttgaaacaaaatattgttacaatttaaagggcttttattttaaaatgacacatcaaaatgttctgattttaagtgagtgacacatacaagtagtgtactatcagtactatctgaaattgaactgtgatatcagacagattttttttaataacagtctaaacattgtgtaaaattacataaatgttacaatttaaagggcttttattttaaaatgacacatcaaaatgttctgat
Proteins encoded in this window:
- the LOC111196311 gene encoding zinc finger protein 420-like; this encodes MNDFHLHLKLSSTSTAGMAPEEHVRLLKSEEIKHEDIEYPHNYPESGRRFKQETDLKTAQIFNIGEKPYHCSVCGKSFTAKCSLTKHLLVHTGEKPHVCSECGKTFRQSGALSVHQRIHTGEKPFHCSVCGRSFRHSNTLKMHKCPTTENSASIEVVLEPDCSGDAENPALISSPHFYTSTFVRIPPSPIVASMLPSPILEESRKKPEEHIGLLDSVDIQFDNIEKQTFKQDINIKQQRIPTGVKPYQCSECEKAFSDKRGLKIHQRLHTGEKLYTCTYCGKICTTHNQLQQHQRSHTGETPYICTECGKSFSERSTLTKHWRIHTGEKPFVCSECGKGFRQSGMLQVHRRIHTGEKPYHCSECGKSFRESGHLTKHLTVHTGERPYFCSPCGKSFTTNRCLQLHQRTHTGENMYHCLVCGKSFYQKCNLQVHHRIHTGEKPYQCSECGKCFFVRSHLHQHQRIHTGEKPFSCSECGKSFSFHSNLQQHLLVHTGERPYQCSECGKSFRYLKNLKKHKCHSITVDSGLQLCGVCKRVSPDGGADSVPVALRPRTRRRSSGLGFVPRREVDGGEEFPMTKGSKKKRNVSSTIRKEMPPEEDVRRLKPEEIQYDGNVEKPYCCSECGKCFKQENHLKSHQRTHAVEKTFKCPYCGRIFNRQSNLQVHQRIHTGEKPYPCPECERSFIDKGTLKKHLRGHTGERPFDCTECGKTFKESDALKKHQYTHTGERFYFCSCCGRSFTRYSNLQLHQRTHTGEKPFVCSDCGKTFNQQTNLQVHQRIHTGEKPYLCSECGKSFCDSSHLKKHQLIHTGEKPYHCPLCEKSFNQLSNLQTHQRVHTGERPYYCSACGKSFRYSKSLKIHKCTKAEDDNNSVIMVIVPDYSENEDDAALNSSPLLHDPTEEEGQDQDVDP